A genomic region of Ensifer adhaerens contains the following coding sequences:
- a CDS encoding Zn-dependent hydrolase: protein MSNTAHKVPANLPVNASRIAGIVNGLAGITEPDRPYTRRAFTPLFLEGRAFLDRRFRAAGLETRIDAAGNLIGRRKGKKSALGTILLGSHSDTVPDGGRFDGIAGVAAALEVARALSDNGIELDHDLEIVDFLAEEVSIFGVSCVGSRGMAGVLPDGWLNRTQGDLSLWQGIVEVGGDPSRLSGSKRSDIKAFLELHIEQGPVLETGRLDVGVVTAISGITRIEIIVEGQADHAGTTPMGHRRDALVVASRLVLEIERLATEFSHGDGHFTATVGEFSIEPNAANVVPSRVRLLIDARAELRPQMERFLATLGSLCQGVAEASGVTIAPANVISDNHPTPGDPLLLSTLEDSCDAIGAKHRRMASGAGHDTAWMGRITRSAMIFIPCLGGRSHSPEEWAENDDIALGAAVLFDAVKRLDNKLQEKV from the coding sequence ATGAGCAACACCGCCCATAAGGTTCCGGCCAATCTGCCCGTCAATGCGAGCCGCATTGCCGGCATCGTCAACGGCTTGGCTGGTATCACCGAGCCGGACCGGCCGTATACGCGCCGCGCCTTCACGCCGCTTTTCCTCGAAGGTCGGGCCTTTCTCGACCGGCGTTTTCGTGCGGCCGGGCTCGAAACCCGGATCGACGCTGCCGGCAACCTGATCGGCCGGCGCAAGGGGAAAAAGTCGGCACTCGGCACCATCCTTCTTGGCTCCCATTCCGACACGGTGCCGGATGGCGGGCGCTTCGACGGCATCGCCGGGGTAGCGGCGGCGCTCGAAGTGGCGCGGGCGCTTTCCGACAACGGCATCGAGCTCGACCACGATCTGGAGATCGTGGACTTTCTGGCGGAGGAAGTGTCGATCTTCGGCGTCTCCTGCGTCGGCAGCCGCGGCATGGCGGGTGTGCTGCCGGATGGCTGGCTGAACCGCACGCAAGGGGACCTGAGCCTCTGGCAAGGCATCGTCGAGGTGGGCGGTGATCCCTCCAGGCTCTCGGGCTCAAAGCGCTCGGATATCAAGGCGTTCCTGGAACTGCACATCGAGCAGGGGCCGGTACTCGAAACCGGGCGGCTCGATGTCGGGGTCGTTACCGCCATTTCCGGTATCACCCGCATCGAGATCATCGTCGAGGGACAGGCGGACCATGCCGGCACGACGCCGATGGGGCATCGGCGCGATGCGCTGGTTGTGGCCTCCCGGCTGGTGCTGGAGATCGAGCGGCTGGCGACGGAGTTCTCTCACGGCGACGGGCATTTCACCGCGACGGTCGGCGAGTTTTCGATCGAGCCGAATGCAGCCAATGTCGTGCCGTCTCGCGTCCGGCTGCTGATCGATGCCCGTGCCGAGCTGCGGCCGCAGATGGAGCGGTTCCTGGCAACGCTCGGCTCCCTTTGCCAGGGTGTCGCCGAGGCATCGGGCGTGACGATTGCGCCCGCCAATGTGATCTCGGACAACCATCCGACGCCGGGCGATCCGCTGCTGCTTTCGACGCTCGAAGACAGCTGCGATGCGATCGGCGCCAAGCATCGGCGCATGGCATCGGGCGCCGGCCACGACACGGCCTGGATGGGGCGCATCACCCGTTCGGCGATGATCTTCATTCCCTGCCTCGGCGGACGCTCGCATTCGCCGGAGGAGTGGGCCGAAAACGACGACATCGCGCTCGGCGCCGCCGTTCTCTTCGATGCGGTGAAGCGGCTCGACAATAAATTGCAGGAGAAGGTGTGA
- a CDS encoding dihydroorotase — MSDFDLVLKGTVVLPERIVEGGHVAVRDGKVVHVGQGAAPAARERHDLGNALILPGAVDAQVHSLSQRNQEDFIWSTRSAAAGGVTTIVDMPYDEGNLVCSAEALRRKIDHAGPQARVDFALYGTIDPEEGPARILEMVEGGVAAFKFSTFGTDPKRFPRIPAALLEDCFRAIAPTGLSAGVHNEDDEAVRAAIEKVKAAGITDYRAHGLSRPSLTELLATNQIYETGAATGCPAHVVHCSLGRGYQIAAAYRAQGYKATIECCIHYLTLDEETDVRRLGGKAKINPPIRPRAEVEKLWRHIADGTVTMVSTDHVSWSEDRKTNPDMLANASGVPGLEVMVPLFVKGALERGIPLTRAAELMTLNPARHFRLDHKKGALEAGKDADIIVMTPEPYVYDAAESGHNVVGWSPYNGIKLPWRVAATYLRGKLAFDGRQVLSEPGVGQFVRPLPTLTLQEAR; from the coding sequence ATGTCCGACTTCGATCTCGTTCTGAAAGGCACCGTTGTTCTCCCCGAAAGGATCGTCGAGGGCGGCCACGTGGCGGTGCGCGACGGCAAGGTGGTGCATGTCGGGCAGGGTGCTGCACCTGCCGCGCGCGAGCGGCATGATCTCGGCAACGCGCTGATCCTGCCGGGCGCCGTCGATGCGCAGGTGCATTCGCTGTCGCAGAGGAACCAGGAAGATTTCATCTGGTCGACCCGCTCGGCGGCGGCCGGCGGCGTCACCACCATCGTCGATATGCCCTATGACGAGGGCAATCTCGTTTGTTCGGCCGAGGCATTGCGCCGCAAGATCGACCATGCGGGACCGCAGGCGCGCGTCGATTTCGCGCTCTATGGCACTATCGATCCGGAGGAGGGACCGGCGCGTATTCTCGAAATGGTGGAGGGCGGTGTTGCTGCCTTCAAGTTTTCGACCTTTGGCACTGATCCGAAACGTTTTCCCCGCATTCCGGCAGCATTGCTCGAAGACTGTTTCCGCGCGATCGCGCCAACCGGGCTGTCGGCCGGCGTACACAACGAGGATGACGAGGCGGTGCGTGCGGCGATCGAGAAGGTCAAGGCAGCAGGCATTACCGACTACCGGGCCCATGGGCTGTCGCGCCCGTCGCTGACGGAACTGCTTGCCACCAACCAGATCTATGAAACGGGCGCTGCCACCGGCTGCCCGGCGCATGTGGTGCATTGCTCGCTCGGCCGCGGCTATCAGATTGCCGCCGCCTATCGCGCCCAGGGCTACAAGGCGACGATCGAGTGCTGCATCCACTACCTGACGCTCGACGAAGAAACCGACGTCCGCCGTCTCGGCGGCAAGGCCAAGATCAACCCGCCGATCCGGCCGCGCGCCGAGGTAGAAAAGCTCTGGCGGCACATCGCCGACGGTACGGTGACGATGGTTTCGACCGATCACGTCAGTTGGTCGGAGGATCGCAAGACCAATCCGGACATGCTGGCGAATGCGTCGGGCGTGCCAGGGCTCGAAGTCATGGTGCCGCTCTTCGTCAAAGGGGCGCTCGAACGCGGCATCCCGCTGACGCGGGCAGCGGAGCTGATGACGTTGAACCCGGCACGGCATTTCCGCCTCGACCATAAAAAGGGCGCGCTGGAGGCCGGCAAGGATGCCGACATCATCGTCATGACGCCGGAGCCCTATGTCTATGATGCGGCCGAGAGCGGTCACAACGTCGTCGGCTGGTCGCCCTATAATGGCATCAAGCTGCCCTGGCGGGTGGCTGCGACCTATCTGCGTGGCAAGCTCGCCTTCGATGGCCGACAGGTTCTCTCCGAGCCCGGCGTCGGGCAGTTCGTCCGGCCGCTGCCGACCTTGACCCTGCAGGAGGCGAGATGA
- a CDS encoding aromatic amino acid lyase: MERVAAAHKVIADRIAMGLPVYGSNTGVGSMKDRLWTAGDLAEFNNSLVRAHHFGTGEFFAPAIVRMAIAIRVNTAMRGHTGCSPDLIRAFLALTEHDIIPAVRRHGSMGCADIGLMGQIASVLTGVGEAYYQGRLVSAETALAEAGLEPFVMQPRDALAALSVNAIAFSAAANVLREAASAIRVLLVTGVMSSQALGASADPWRVAATLSTRGEAVVGSWLYGQSGISDWPVPTAIHDPLSLRMTAQVFGAVVDTLLVAAGRLVEQTYLSDDNPVVIGGQVHSSGASLPLTTTLYIEAAQIAFSHAARNVLNRCILLANGGRRNLSVNLVAPGEVATGLGPLMKLAVELYMRVQSLAVPLSAQSIVVAGGLEEEATFLPLIVERMETQVRDLRQLAAIEAMLSAQAIDLVGDQPQGIVKRAYDQTRSVSAIYLKDRPLSKEIEALQDAFTCHDLLRSFVASAPMPEFDDFFALDK, encoded by the coding sequence ATGGAGCGCGTTGCTGCCGCCCACAAGGTGATCGCCGACCGCATCGCAATGGGACTGCCGGTCTACGGCTCCAACACCGGCGTCGGCTCCATGAAGGACCGGCTCTGGACCGCTGGTGATCTGGCAGAATTCAACAACTCGCTGGTCAGGGCGCACCACTTCGGTACCGGCGAGTTCTTCGCGCCGGCGATCGTGCGCATGGCGATCGCCATCCGTGTCAACACGGCCATGCGCGGCCACACGGGCTGCAGCCCGGATCTGATCCGGGCGTTTCTGGCGCTCACCGAACACGACATCATTCCGGCGGTACGCCGCCACGGCTCCATGGGCTGCGCCGATATCGGCCTGATGGGCCAGATCGCCTCCGTGCTGACGGGCGTCGGCGAGGCCTACTACCAGGGACGGCTCGTCTCGGCCGAGACGGCCCTTGCCGAAGCCGGCCTGGAGCCTTTCGTGATGCAGCCGCGCGACGCGCTGGCAGCCCTCAGCGTTAACGCCATCGCCTTTTCGGCTGCGGCCAATGTGCTGCGCGAGGCAGCCTCCGCCATCCGCGTGCTGCTCGTCACCGGGGTCATGTCGTCCCAAGCGCTCGGGGCGTCTGCCGATCCCTGGCGAGTGGCGGCGACGCTCTCGACCCGCGGCGAGGCGGTGGTCGGTTCCTGGCTCTATGGCCAGTCCGGCATCTCCGACTGGCCGGTGCCGACGGCGATCCACGATCCCTTGAGCCTGCGCATGACCGCCCAGGTCTTCGGCGCGGTGGTCGATACGCTGCTGGTTGCGGCCGGCCGGCTGGTGGAGCAGACCTATCTCTCCGACGACAATCCTGTTGTCATCGGCGGGCAGGTCCATTCCTCCGGCGCTTCGCTGCCGCTCACAACGACGCTCTACATCGAGGCGGCGCAGATCGCCTTTTCGCATGCGGCGCGCAACGTGCTGAACCGCTGCATCCTTCTCGCGAATGGCGGCCGCCGCAATCTCTCGGTCAATCTGGTGGCGCCAGGGGAGGTCGCAACCGGGCTCGGGCCGCTGATGAAGCTTGCGGTCGAACTCTATATGCGCGTGCAGTCGCTCGCCGTGCCGCTTTCGGCGCAGTCGATCGTGGTGGCCGGCGGTCTCGAAGAGGAGGCGACCTTCCTGCCGTTGATCGTCGAGCGCATGGAAACGCAGGTGCGCGATCTGCGCCAGCTGGCGGCGATCGAGGCGATGCTGTCGGCGCAGGCGATCGACCTCGTCGGCGACCAACCGCAAGGGATCGTCAAACGGGCCTATGACCAGACCCGCTCCGTCAGCGCGATCTATCTGAAGGATCGGCCGCTTTCGAAGGAGATCGAGGCGCTGCAGGATGCCTTCACCTGCCACGATCTCCTGCGCTCCTTCGTCGCTTCCGCGCCCATGCCGGAGTTCGACGACTTCTTCGCGCTCGACAAATAA
- a CDS encoding LysR family transcriptional regulator has product MDLATIVIVDAVLREGGIRAAAAVCGRAPSSVSAAVKRFEQAVSMPLFRREGTVVVLTLEARARTSDIREATAKIAAILEAAGKEPAAPVPPIGLVALDRFVRIARTGSIRATAKALALGQPQLTRQTADLERHLSIRLFERSHGGILCTATAERIIPLAETLLDIWARLTHASADRFRRDVATWRLGAVMPLGPESEIARMLASLTANWHRTRPRQPLFISSTTADDLLAGLRSRRFDAALLDVAEIPADCDGRLVSQTPLVLAGPAAALSELGANLPRLLATCPIAVPSVRSGLRREAARFLDDTLSEAERRRITLVEVDSIPVIINLVRQHGYLSVLPESSLARVHLPPAMIRLGPAYRQSLTLVWPRGTLAGEIGELMVAMMKMSAETRPASDSIPDHPPTSA; this is encoded by the coding sequence ATGGATTTGGCAACGATCGTGATTGTCGATGCGGTGCTCCGCGAGGGCGGCATCCGCGCCGCTGCCGCCGTTTGCGGGCGGGCACCGTCAAGCGTCAGCGCCGCGGTCAAGCGCTTCGAGCAGGCCGTCTCGATGCCGCTCTTCCGGCGGGAGGGAACCGTTGTCGTGCTGACATTGGAAGCCCGTGCCCGCACATCCGATATCCGCGAGGCAACTGCGAAGATCGCCGCGATCCTGGAGGCGGCAGGAAAGGAGCCCGCCGCCCCTGTTCCGCCGATCGGCCTCGTCGCGCTTGACCGTTTCGTTCGGATCGCCCGCACCGGCAGCATCCGCGCCACCGCAAAGGCGCTCGCATTGGGCCAACCGCAGCTGACGCGGCAGACCGCGGATCTCGAGCGCCATTTGAGCATCAGACTGTTCGAGCGCTCGCATGGCGGCATCCTCTGCACGGCAACCGCGGAGCGGATTATCCCGCTTGCCGAAACGTTGCTCGACATCTGGGCACGGCTGACCCACGCCTCTGCCGACCGCTTTCGCCGCGACGTCGCCACCTGGCGGCTCGGCGCCGTCATGCCGCTGGGTCCGGAAAGCGAGATCGCCCGCATGCTCGCGAGCCTGACGGCCAACTGGCACCGCACGCGCCCGCGTCAACCGCTGTTCATCTCCAGCACCACCGCCGACGACCTGCTGGCCGGGCTCCGCAGCCGCCGCTTCGATGCCGCCTTGCTCGACGTCGCCGAGATCCCCGCGGATTGCGATGGCCGGCTGGTCTCGCAAACGCCACTGGTGCTGGCCGGCCCGGCCGCCGCCCTTTCGGAACTCGGCGCCAACCTGCCGCGGCTGCTCGCCACCTGCCCGATCGCCGTGCCGAGCGTCAGGAGCGGCCTGCGCCGCGAGGCCGCCCGCTTCCTGGATGATACGCTCAGTGAAGCCGAACGGCGGCGCATCACCCTCGTCGAGGTCGATTCCATCCCCGTGATCATCAACCTCGTTCGCCAGCACGGCTATCTCTCGGTGTTGCCGGAATCCTCACTCGCCCGCGTGCACCTCCCACCGGCGATGATCCGTCTCGGCCCGGCCTATCGGCAGTCGCTGACGCTCGTCTGGCCACGCGGAACGCTTGCCGGCGAGATCGGCGAGCTGATGGTTGCGATGATGAAGATGAGCGCCGAGACCAGGCCGGCATCGGATTCAATTCCTGATCATCCCCCGACAAGCGCCTGA
- a CDS encoding GlxA family transcriptional regulator, with amino-acid sequence MDQDVSQVQHVDILVLPETNLILVASVIEPMRAANRIAGRPLYDWTIYSPDGAPIETKSGIPIPVSGIFRPQRETSPLFILSSYNWQRSATSQLKMLLSQTARHRDLMAGIESGSWLLAETSLLDNFKATTHWEDFEDFTTSYPQVTMVRERFVIDGKRITTGGSLPTLDLMLELIRRAHGYSLALEVSRLFIYEQERTRGDLLQMPAIGNMRILDPRVGAAVKLMEETVEAPLTLARLARRIGVSTRHLQDLFRDTMGVAPHEHYLALRLNAARRKVIETRLEFADIAAISGFNSSSSFSRSYRAHYRESPSETRRRLKLKS; translated from the coding sequence ATGGATCAGGACGTTTCGCAGGTGCAGCATGTCGATATCCTGGTGCTGCCGGAGACCAATCTGATCCTGGTTGCCTCCGTCATCGAGCCGATGCGCGCGGCCAACCGCATTGCCGGGCGACCGCTCTACGACTGGACGATCTACAGCCCCGACGGCGCGCCGATCGAAACGAAGAGTGGCATTCCCATTCCGGTCTCCGGCATCTTCCGTCCGCAGCGCGAGACGTCGCCGCTCTTCATCCTCTCAAGCTACAACTGGCAGCGCAGCGCCACCTCGCAGCTGAAGATGCTGCTCTCGCAGACCGCCCGGCACCGCGACCTGATGGCCGGCATCGAATCCGGTTCCTGGCTGCTTGCCGAGACCAGCCTGCTCGACAATTTCAAGGCGACCACGCACTGGGAGGACTTCGAGGATTTCACCACCAGCTATCCGCAGGTGACGATGGTGCGCGAGCGCTTCGTCATCGACGGCAAGCGCATTACGACTGGCGGCTCGCTGCCGACGCTCGACCTGATGCTGGAGCTGATCCGCCGGGCGCATGGCTATTCGCTGGCGCTCGAAGTCTCGCGGCTCTTCATCTACGAACAGGAGCGCACCCGCGGCGATCTCCTGCAGATGCCCGCGATCGGCAACATGCGCATCCTCGATCCGCGCGTGGGTGCTGCCGTCAAGCTGATGGAGGAGACGGTGGAGGCGCCGCTAACGCTCGCAAGGCTCGCCCGCCGCATCGGCGTCAGTACCCGCCACCTGCAGGATCTTTTTCGCGACACAATGGGCGTTGCCCCGCATGAGCATTATCTGGCGCTGCGCCTCAATGCGGCGCGGCGCAAGGTGATCGAGACACGGCTGGAATTTGCAGACATCGCCGCGATCTCGGGCTTCAACTCGTCGTCTTCCTTCTCGCGAAGCTACCGGGCGCATTACCGCGAAAGCCCGAGCGAGACGCGCAGACGTCTGAAGCTGAAAAGCTGA
- a CDS encoding 3-keto-5-aminohexanoate cleavage protein — MPLSMNREVFVTCAVTGSGDTVSKSSHVPITPKQIAEAAVEAAKAGAAVVHCHVRDPETGAPARRLDLYKEVTDRIRSADVDMVLNLTAGMGGDLIFGNVESPLPLNEKGTDMAGATERVAHVAECLPEICTLDCGTMNFSLGDYVMTNTPSMLREMARQMTALGVRPEIEAFDTGHLWFAKQLVEEGLIEDPVLIQLCMGIPWGAPDDLNTFMAMVNNVPANWTFSAFSIGRNALAYPAAAVLAGGNVRVGLEDNLYIGKGQLATNGQLVEKAVGVIEGMGAKIIGPKEVREKLKLTKR, encoded by the coding sequence ATGCCGCTCAGCATGAACCGCGAGGTATTCGTCACCTGTGCCGTCACCGGCTCGGGAGACACCGTTTCAAAGTCCAGCCATGTTCCGATCACTCCGAAACAGATCGCCGAAGCGGCGGTCGAGGCGGCCAAGGCCGGCGCTGCCGTGGTCCACTGCCACGTCCGCGATCCGGAGACCGGAGCCCCTGCCCGCAGGCTCGATCTCTACAAGGAAGTAACCGACCGTATCCGCTCTGCCGATGTCGACATGGTGCTGAACCTGACCGCCGGCATGGGCGGCGACCTCATCTTCGGCAACGTCGAAAGTCCGCTCCCGCTCAACGAGAAAGGCACCGACATGGCCGGCGCCACCGAGCGTGTCGCGCATGTGGCCGAATGCCTGCCGGAAATCTGCACGCTCGACTGCGGCACCATGAACTTCTCGCTTGGCGATTATGTCATGACCAACACGCCGTCGATGCTGCGCGAAATGGCCCGCCAGATGACCGCGCTCGGCGTCCGTCCCGAAATCGAGGCTTTCGACACCGGCCATCTCTGGTTTGCCAAGCAGCTCGTCGAGGAAGGCCTGATCGAGGATCCGGTCCTGATCCAGCTCTGCATGGGCATCCCGTGGGGCGCGCCTGACGACCTCAACACCTTCATGGCCATGGTCAACAACGTGCCTGCCAACTGGACCTTCTCGGCCTTTTCCATCGGTCGCAATGCGCTTGCCTATCCGGCGGCAGCGGTCCTTGCCGGCGGCAACGTTCGCGTCGGCCTTGAGGACAACCTCTATATCGGCAAGGGCCAGCTCGCGACCAACGGCCAGCTCGTCGAAAAGGCCGTCGGCGTCATCGAGGGCATGGGCGCCAAGATCATAGGGCCGAAGGAGGTCCGCGAGAAACTGAAGCTGACGAAGCGCTGA
- a CDS encoding carnitine 3-dehydrogenase produces the protein MSFITKAACVGGGVIGGAWVARFALAGIDVKIFDPHPEAERIIGEVMANAERAYAMLTMAPLPPKGKLTFCKSIEEAVQDADWIQESVPERLELKRGVITKIDAAARPDALIGSSTSGLLPSDLQAEMHHPERMFVAHPYNPVYLLPLVELVGGKKTTKATIERAMQGVEQIGMKGVVIAKEIEAFVGDRLLEALWREALWLIQDDICDTETLDNVMRYSFGMRWAQMGLFETYRIAGGEAGMRHFLAQFGPCLKWPWTKFTDVVDLDDALVEKIGAQSDAQAAGRSIRELERIRDENLVGIMHALKSGNGGEGWGAGKLLADFEAKLWANAKKPEADLGDVKPLHILDTKVSAAWVDYNGHMTEHRYLQVFGDTSDGVLRLIGVDLEYVRDGHSYYTVETHIRNLGEAKLGEALYSTCQILSSDEKRLHIFSTIYNAATNEAVATAEQMMLHVDSKAGKSVAAPEKVLSKLRAITEAHAKLPTPEGAGRFVGQKRA, from the coding sequence ATGAGCTTTATCACCAAAGCAGCTTGTGTCGGCGGCGGCGTCATCGGTGGCGCCTGGGTGGCGCGTTTCGCGCTTGCCGGCATCGACGTGAAGATCTTCGATCCGCATCCGGAAGCCGAGCGCATCATCGGCGAAGTCATGGCCAATGCCGAGCGCGCCTATGCGATGCTGACGATGGCGCCGCTGCCGCCGAAGGGCAAACTGACCTTCTGCAAGAGCATTGAGGAAGCCGTACAGGACGCTGATTGGATTCAGGAAAGCGTGCCGGAACGGCTGGAGCTGAAGCGCGGCGTCATCACCAAGATCGATGCGGCGGCGCGCCCCGATGCGCTGATCGGCTCCTCCACCTCGGGCCTGCTGCCCTCCGATCTCCAGGCCGAGATGCACCACCCGGAACGCATGTTCGTGGCGCATCCCTATAACCCCGTCTACCTGCTGCCGCTCGTCGAGCTCGTCGGCGGCAAGAAGACGACCAAGGCGACGATCGAACGCGCCATGCAGGGCGTCGAGCAGATCGGCATGAAGGGCGTTGTCATCGCCAAGGAGATCGAGGCTTTCGTCGGCGACCGCCTGCTCGAAGCGCTCTGGCGCGAGGCTCTGTGGCTGATCCAGGACGACATCTGCGATACCGAAACGCTCGACAACGTCATGCGTTACTCCTTCGGCATGCGCTGGGCGCAGATGGGCCTGTTCGAGACCTATCGTATCGCCGGCGGCGAGGCCGGCATGCGCCACTTCCTCGCCCAGTTCGGCCCCTGCCTGAAATGGCCCTGGACGAAGTTCACCGACGTCGTCGACCTCGACGATGCACTGGTCGAAAAGATCGGCGCCCAGTCGGACGCGCAGGCCGCCGGCCGCTCGATCCGCGAGCTCGAACGCATCCGCGACGAAAACCTCGTCGGCATCATGCATGCGCTGAAATCCGGCAACGGCGGCGAAGGCTGGGGGGCCGGCAAGCTGCTCGCCGACTTCGAGGCCAAGCTCTGGGCAAACGCCAAGAAGCCGGAAGCCGATCTCGGCGACGTCAAGCCGCTGCACATCCTCGACACCAAGGTCAGTGCTGCCTGGGTCGATTACAACGGCCACATGACCGAGCACCGCTATCTGCAGGTCTTCGGCGACACCTCCGACGGCGTGCTGCGCCTGATCGGCGTCGACCTCGAATATGTCCGCGACGGTCACAGCTACTACACGGTCGAGACCCACATCCGGAACCTTGGCGAAGCCAAGCTCGGCGAGGCGCTCTATTCGACCTGCCAGATCCTGTCATCGGACGAAAAGCGCCTGCACATCTTCTCGACGATCTACAACGCCGCGACCAACGAGGCCGTCGCCACTGCCGAGCAGATGATGCTGCATGTCGACAGCAAGGCCGGCAAGTCGGTCGCCGCGCCTGAGAAGGTGCTGAGCAAGCTCCGCGCGATCACCGAAGCCCATGCAAAGCTGCCGACGCCAGAAGGCGCTGGCCGCTTCGTCGGCCAGAAGCGCGCCTGA
- a CDS encoding acyl-CoA dehydrogenase family protein, with amino-acid sequence MNFALTEEQQMIVDTVRSFVETEIYPHEDEVERTGVVPRELGQEIARKCKEIGFFGCNFPEEVGGAGLDHTSFTLVERELGRGSMGLTVFFGRPSGILMACNAEQREKYLLPAVKGDKFDALAMTEPDAGSDVRGMKCFARKDGDDWIVNGTKHFISHADIADFVIVFIATGEEDTPRGPKKKITCFLVDRGTPGFEIRKGYSSVSHRGYNNCILTFDDCRLPSAQILGEVHKGFDVANDWLFATRLTVAATSVGRARRAFDYALNYAAERKQFGKPIGANQGVSFKLADMITEIDAADLLTLSAAWRLDNGLPSNREIASAKVYATEMLARVTDEAIQIFGGMGLMDDLPLARFWRDARVERIWDGTSEIQRHIISRDLLRPLGA; translated from the coding sequence ATGAATTTCGCACTGACCGAAGAACAGCAGATGATCGTCGATACGGTCAGGAGCTTCGTCGAAACGGAAATCTATCCGCACGAGGACGAGGTCGAGCGCACCGGCGTGGTGCCGCGCGAGCTCGGCCAGGAAATCGCCCGCAAATGCAAGGAGATCGGCTTCTTCGGCTGCAACTTCCCGGAGGAAGTCGGCGGCGCCGGCCTCGACCACACTTCATTCACGCTGGTCGAGCGCGAGCTCGGCCGTGGCTCCATGGGCCTGACGGTATTCTTCGGCCGCCCCTCGGGCATCCTGATGGCCTGCAACGCCGAGCAGCGCGAGAAATATCTGCTGCCGGCCGTCAAAGGTGACAAGTTCGATGCGCTGGCGATGACCGAGCCGGATGCCGGCTCCGACGTGCGCGGCATGAAGTGCTTTGCCCGCAAGGACGGCGACGACTGGATCGTCAACGGCACCAAGCATTTCATCAGCCATGCCGACATTGCCGATTTCGTCATCGTCTTCATCGCGACCGGCGAAGAGGATACGCCGCGCGGCCCGAAGAAAAAAATCACCTGTTTCCTCGTCGACCGCGGCACGCCCGGCTTCGAGATCCGCAAGGGCTATAGCTCCGTCTCGCACCGCGGCTACAACAACTGCATCCTGACGTTCGACGATTGCCGCCTGCCCTCTGCCCAGATCCTCGGCGAAGTGCACAAGGGTTTCGACGTCGCCAACGACTGGCTTTTCGCTACGCGCCTGACAGTGGCGGCGACCTCGGTCGGCCGCGCCCGTCGCGCCTTCGACTACGCGCTGAATTACGCCGCCGAGCGCAAGCAGTTCGGCAAGCCGATCGGCGCCAACCAGGGCGTCTCCTTCAAGCTCGCCGACATGATCACCGAGATCGACGCCGCCGACCTCCTGACGCTGTCGGCCGCCTGGCGGCTCGACAACGGCCTGCCGTCGAACCGCGAGATCGCGTCGGCCAAGGTCTATGCCACAGAAATGCTTGCCCGTGTCACCGACGAGGCGATCCAGATCTTCGGCGGCATGGGCCTGATGGACGACCTGCCGCTCGCCCGCTTCTGGCGCGACGCTCGCGTCGAGCGCATCTGGGACGGCACGTCCGAAATCCAGCGCCACATCATCAGCCGCGACCTGCTGCGGCCGCTGGGGGCGTGA